Proteins encoded in a region of the Elaeis guineensis isolate ETL-2024a chromosome 7, EG11, whole genome shotgun sequence genome:
- the LOC109504969 gene encoding uncharacterized protein: protein MPRPGGGGPVRRESLLTRAVGAVFAFVRLAEFEILFFLFFFIAFLIFKDLTSRPEYNEILVKKPGSNDYWPY, encoded by the exons ATGCCGAGGCCTGGCGGCGGCGGCCCGGTCCGGCGGGAGTCGCTTCTGACGAGGGCGGTGGGCGCGGTGTTCGCCTTCGTCCGCTTGGCCGAATTCGagatcctcttcttcctcttcttcttcatcgcCTTCCTCATTTTTAAAGATCTG ACATCACGCCCTGAATACAATGAAATCTTGGTGAAAAAGCCAGGTAGCAATGACTACTGGCCTTATTAG